In one Betta splendens chromosome 14, fBetSpl5.4, whole genome shotgun sequence genomic region, the following are encoded:
- the LOC114869115 gene encoding A disintegrin and metalloproteinase with thrombospondin motifs 2-like isoform X1: MASFGCVSLILVFLLEMGSLRSDHTDSLHQVLSEFGLVRPVRTDSEGRFLSVSVSSHHLPRRKRHTHQPGGDPSLMGQGTASKEVELFYNVTVFGQNLHLHLHLSSRLVAPTATMDWEEGGHIRSGPIGDTSCFYTGQVSNMEDTSVAISNCDGLAGMIRTSQDKFFIEPLDRQWAGGEHEERQHIVYRSSAVIKKPQAVNHKEAINQTADDFLRGPLLGSLDLNQNMFESGSGSTRRRRYIEEAETFNIEVLLAVDYSVLLFHGRDHIQKYLLTLMNIVNEIYQDHSLGANVNIVLARIVMLSSTKSQELISVWNPQKSLENVCGWSYLQQREQSQAEQHDHTIYLTRQEFGANGMQGYAPVTGMCQLHRSCVLVFEDGFSSAFVAAHETGHVLGMEHDGEANNCEDDVLLGSIMSPRVQATFYRYHWSRCSWRELHQYLHTYDCLRDDPFQQNWPAQPPLPGFLYTMDQQCHFDFGSGYNLCTAYTTHEPCKQLWCSRYDNPYFCKTKKGPPLDGTKCGPGKHCFKGYCMRLTPDLLRQDGSWGPWTSYGSCSRTCGRGLRYRTRLCDNPAPANGGRTCFGNSFEFQLCNQEECPPLTDFREDQCKIWNPVFEHEGVKHHWLPYEHPEPDQRCRLYCQSKETRAVVSMNRVVHDGTLCSYSDSFSVCVRGECEHVGCDGQIASDKQEDRCGVCGGDNVNCKIIKGNFTRSAKKQGYLKILEIPKGARHLLIQEAKGTPHVLALKNQDTGHFFLNNGDNLPESQVLIEKGVAWDYSTTEEQEFIQTTGPLQYSVLLMVRPHGDSKITVSYKYTIQDRLRTSLESNMVQEEAIFYEWALKKWSHCSKPCGGGKQYTRFGCRRKADGKMVHRMFCSSIKKPRAIARNCNTGACSLPRWVTGGWGDCSATCGQTGWQRRWVSCQQGSSRGAQQRPVNIKLCGHERPEAKQACNRVPCPPAWRAGPWTPCSVSCGPGTQERQVACLGPGDSPGNCSEPGPRTTRACQSPPCSSRRDQKTIIQWLSRTNTNFSAPDTSSKQRCRGDRSVFCRMEALSRYCFIPGYWQMCCKSCSKENFSYSDKLSDFSSTFSPSRSSSSWNVSTESLASVATSTRSDSNHIIKEIVSSSLPSFTVPPSPSSGGTQGFVYVEYDDYEDYSSYEDLVISSENHHIVQTPSATVPLTATTTRRPREIAPPHLFKKKTATPTKTPSHTPSPVWAFAIPTDVKDIITTTEPVGQSSQTRVSLTEKPPPPTSSTSFIPLQKDNNSVDEVLYRIVGVDSDSMRGQQHFVPRMPPFRERTQNKRIQELLNEKRRQDVLRRSSRSRKSRTDSRQTG; the protein is encoded by the exons ATGGCGTCATTTGGATGTGTATCATTGATTCTTGTGTTCCTGCTGGAGATGGGCTCTCTGCGCTCTGACCACACGG ATTCTCTCCATCAGGTTCTGTCTGAGTTTGGACTTGTTCGTCCAGTCAGGACTGACTCAGAAGGTCGCTTCCTGTCAGTCTCAGTCTCCTCCCACCACCTGCCCCGCCGAAAAAGACACACCCACCAGCCAGGGGGAGATCCCTCTTTGATGGGTCAGGGCACCGCATCCAAGGAGGTGGAGCTTTTCTACAATGTGACAGTGTTTGGTCAGAATCTACATCTGCACCTGCACCTCAGCTCTCGGCTCGTGGCTCCCACTGCCACCATGgactgggaggagggaggacacatTCGCTCGGGGCCAATAGGAGACACCAGCTGCTTTTACACAGGGCAAGTGTCCAACATGGAGGACACGTCTGTCGCCATCAGCAACTGTGACGGTCTG GCTGGAATGATCCGAACGAGTCAGGACAAGTTTTTCATTGAGCCACTGGATCGCCAATGGGCAGGAGGCGAGCATGAAGAAAGACAACACATTGTTTATCGTTCCTCAGCTGTCATCAAGAAACCACAGGCTGTCAATCACAAGGAAGCCATCAATCAAACTGCTGACGACTTCCTCCGCG GTCCTCTTTTAGGTTCCCTGGACTTGAACCAGAATATGTTTGAGTCAGGATCTGGCTCAACACGGCGACGCCGCTACATTGAGGAGGCTGAAACGTTCAATATTGAG GTTTTATTAGCAGTGGATTATTCTGTTCTTCTTTTCCATGGACGAGACCACATCCAGAAATACCTTCTGACACTGATGAACATA GTGAATGAGATCTATCAGGATCACTCTCTGGGCGCCAACGTCAACATTGTCTTGGCCAGAATTGTAATGTTGTCTTCTACAAAG TCCCAGGAGCTGATCTCTGTGTGGAACCCCCAGAAGAGTCTGGAGAATGTTTGCGGCTGGTCGtatctgcagcagagagagcagagTCAAGCCGAGCAGCACGACCACACCATCTACCTGACCAGGCAGGAGTTCGGTGCAAATGGCATGCAGG GCTATGCTCCAGTAACAGGAATGTGCCAGTTACATCGGAGCTGCGTCCTTGTCTTTGAAGATGGATTTTCCTCGGCCTTCGTAGCTGCACATGAAACAGGACACGT GTTGGGCATGGAGCATGATGGGGAGGCGAACAACTGTGAGGACGACGTGCTACTGGGCAGTATCATGTCTCCACGCGTTCAGGCCACCTTCTATCGGTACCATTGGTCGCGGTGCAGCTGGAGGGAGCTACACCAGTACCTGCA TACCTACGACTGCCTGCGTGATGACCCGTTCCAACAAAACTGGCCGGCTCAGCCTCCCCTGCCAGGATTTTTATACACAATGGACCAACAGTGTCACTTCGACTTTGGATCAGGATACAATCTCTGTACTGCT taTACAACTCATGAACCCTGTAAACAGCTGTGGTGCAGCCGTTACGACAATCCCTACTTCTGTAAGACAAAGAAGGGTCCACCACTCGATGGAACCAAATGTGGACCTGGGAAG CACTGTTTTAAAGGCTACTGCATGAGACTGACGCCTGATCTCCTGAGACAAGATGGAAGCTGGGGACCATGGACTTCATACGGCAGCTGCTCCAGGACTTGTGGAAGAGGCCTCAGATATCGGACAAGACTTTGTGACAACCCAGC TCCAGCCAATGGGGGACGAACCTGCTTTGGAAACAGCTTTGAGTTTCAGCTGTGCAACCAAGAGGAGTGTCCACCACTCACCGATTTCAG GGAGGATCAGTGTAAAATTTGGAATCCAGTTTTTGAGCATGAGGGAGTGAAACATCACTGGCTGCCCTATGAACACCCTGAAC cCGACCAGCGCTGTCGTCTGTACTGTCAGTCCAAAGAGACGAGGGCGGTGGTCTCCATGAACAGAGTGGTGCATGATGGGACACTGTGCTCCTACAGtgactccttcagtgtctgCGTCCGAGGAGAGTGTGAG CATGTAGGTTGTGATGGACAGATTGCTTCAGACAAGCAGGAGGATCGTTGTGGAGTCTGTGGAGGAGATAATGTGAACTGTAAGATCATCAAAGGGAACTTCACTCGAAGCGCCAAGAAACAAG GTTATCTGAAGATCCTGGAAATCCCCAAAGGAGCCAGACACCTGCTAATTCAGGAGGCCAAAGGAACTCCTCATGTCCTGG CACTAAAGAACCAGGACACAGGTCACTTCTTCCTTAATAATGGGGACAACCTACCAGAATCACAGGTCTTGATAGAGAAGGGCGTGGCTTGGGACTACAGCACGACTGAGGAGCAGGAGTTCATCCAAACCACCGGACCACTACAGTACAGTGTTCTGCTCATG GTCCGTCCTCATGGTGATTCCAAGATAACAGTATCCTATAAGTACACCATCCAGGACCGTCTCCGGACCTCACTGGAGTCCAacatggtgcaggaggaggCTATCTTCTACGAGTGGGCTCTAAAGAAGTGGTCGCATTGCTCCAAACCCTGTGGAGGAG GAAAACAATACACCAGGttcggctgcaggaggaaggcTGATGGGAAAATGGTTCACAGAATGTTCTGCTCCAGCATCAAGAAGCCAAGAGCCATCGCTCGCAACTGCAACACTGGCGCCTGCAGTTTACCCCG CTGGGTGACGGGGGGCTGGGGTGACTGCAGCGCCACCTGTGGCCAGACTGGGTGGCAGCGTCGCTGGGTGAGCTGTCAGCAAGGTTCGAGCAGGGGAGCCCAGCAGCGGCCGGTGAACATCAAGCTCTGTGGCCATGAGCGACCCGAAGCCAAACAAGCCTGCAACCGTGTTCCCTGCCCTCCTGCCTGGCGTGCTGGACCGTGGACCCCG TGTTCGGTCTCATGTGGACCTGGGACTCAGGAGCGTCAGGTTGCATGCTTAGGTCCTGGAGATTCACCTGGAAACTGCAGTGAACCTGGACCACGGACAACCAGGGCCTGCCAGTCTCCACCCTGCAGCAGTAGGC GTGACCAGAAGACTATCATCCAGTGGCTGTCCAGGACCAACACAAACTTCTCAGCTCCAGACACCTCCAGCA AGCAACGTTGCCGTGGTGATCGGTCTGTGTTTTGTCGGATGGAGGCCTTGAGCCGTTACTGCTTCATTCCTGGTTATTGGCAGATGTGTTGCAAGTCCTGCAGCAAAGAAAACTTTAGCTACTCTGACAAGTTGAGCGACTTCAGCAGCACGTTCTCAccaagcaggagcagcag TTCCTGGAATGTGTCCACGGAGTCACTGGCATCTGTGGCTACATCGACCCGCTCAGACAGCAACCACATCATCAAAGAAATAGTCAGCTCTTCCCTTCCCAGCTTTACAGTGCCTCCATCCCCCAGCAGCGGTGGCACACAGGGATTTGTTTACGTGGAATATGATGACTATGAGGACTACTCCTCCTATGAGGATCTTGTGATTTCCTCTGAGAATCATCATATAGTTCAGACTCCATCTGCCACTGTTCCACTTACCGCTACGACTACAAGACGTCCAAGAGAAATTGCTCCACCCCATTTATTCAAGAAGAAAACTGCCACTCCCACAAAGACTCCAAGTCATACTCCATCACCAGTTTGGGCATTTGCAATTCCAACTGATGTCAAGGACATCATCACTACCACAGAACCTGTAGGGCAGAGCTCTCAAACCAGAGTCAGTCTGACAGAAAAGCCTCCTCCGCCCACATCTTCAACCTCCTTCATCCCACTGCAGAAGGACAACAACTCAGTGGACGAGGTGCTGTACCGAATTGTAGGAGTGGACTCTGACTCCATGAGAGGACAGCAGCACTTTGTGCCGCGTATGCCACCGTTCCGGGAGCGAACACAAAACAAACGCATCCAAGAACTGTTGAACGAAAAGCGACGGCAGGATGTTCTGAGGAGAtccagcaggagcagaaagAGCAGGACTGACAGCAGGCAAACCGGCTAA
- the ndufa2 gene encoding NADH dehydrogenase [ubiquinone] 1 alpha subcomplex subunit 2 translates to MAAALVKSLSSSLGKNLRELRVHLCQTSAASMGARDFVEQHYVTLKKSNPDFPILIRECSGVQARLWARYEHGKEQSISVENASVNQVAKALQTLVQARH, encoded by the exons ATGGCGGCCGCCTTAGTGAAGAGTCTCAGCTCCAGTTTGGGGAAAAATCTTCGGGAGCTTCGCGTACACCTTTGTCAAACCTCCGCGGCCAGCATGGGAGCCAG AGACTTTGTGGAGCAGCACTATGTGACTCTGAAGAAGTCCAACCCAGACTTTCCCATCCTCATCAGAGAGTGTTCTGGAGTCCAGGCCCGACTCTGGGCCAGATACG aacatgGGAAAGAGCAAAGCATCTCGGTGGAAAATGCTTCTGTTAATCAGGTGGCCAAAGCTCTGCAGACTCTGGTTCAGGCCAGACATTAA
- the LOC114869115 gene encoding A disintegrin and metalloproteinase with thrombospondin motifs 2-like isoform X2, whose amino-acid sequence MASFGCVSLILVFLLEMGSLRSDHTDSLHQVLSEFGLVRPVRTDSEGRFLSVSVSSHHLPRRKRHTHQPGGDPSLMGQGTASKEVELFYNVTVFGQNLHLHLHLSSRLVAPTATMDWEEGGHIRSGPIGDTSCFYTGQVSNMEDTSVAISNCDGLAGMIRTSQDKFFIEPLDRQWAGGEHEERQHIVYRSSAVIKKPQAVNHKEAINQTADDFLRGPLLGSLDLNQNMFESGSGSTRRRRYIEEAETFNIEVLLAVDYSVLLFHGRDHIQKYLLTLMNIVNEIYQDHSLGANVNIVLARIVMLSSTKSQELISVWNPQKSLENVCGWSYLQQREQSQAEQHDHTIYLTRQEFGANGMQGYAPVTGMCQLHRSCVLVFEDGFSSAFVAAHETGHVLGMEHDGEANNCEDDVLLGSIMSPRVQATFYRYHWSRCSWRELHQYLHTYDCLRDDPFQQNWPAQPPLPGFLYTMDQQCHFDFGSGYNLCTAYTTHEPCKQLWCSRYDNPYFCKTKKGPPLDGTKCGPGKHCFKGYCMRLTPDLLRQDGSWGPWTSYGSCSRTCGRGLRYRTRLCDNPAPANGGRTCFGNSFEFQLCNQEECPPLTDFREDQCKIWNPVFEHEGVKHHWLPYEHPEPDQRCRLYCQSKETRAVVSMNRVVHDGTLCSYSDSFSVCVRGECEHVGCDGQIASDKQEDRCGVCGGDNVNCKIIKGNFTRSAKKQGYLKILEIPKGARHLLIQEAKGTPHVLALKNQDTGHFFLNNGDNLPESQVLIEKGVAWDYSTTEEQEFIQTTGPLQYSVLLMVRPHGDSKITVSYKYTIQDRLRTSLESNMVQEEAIFYEWALKKWSHCSKPCGGGKQYTRFGCRRKADGKMVHRMFCSSIKKPRAIARNCNTGACSLPRWVTGGWGDCSATCGQTGWQRRWVSCQQGSSRGAQQRPVNIKLCGHERPEAKQACNRVPCPPAWRAGPWTPCSVSCGPGTQERQVACLGPGDSPGNCSEPGPRTTRACQSPPCSSDQKTIIQWLSRTNTNFSAPDTSSKQRCRGDRSVFCRMEALSRYCFIPGYWQMCCKSCSKENFSYSDKLSDFSSTFSPSRSSSSWNVSTESLASVATSTRSDSNHIIKEIVSSSLPSFTVPPSPSSGGTQGFVYVEYDDYEDYSSYEDLVISSENHHIVQTPSATVPLTATTTRRPREIAPPHLFKKKTATPTKTPSHTPSPVWAFAIPTDVKDIITTTEPVGQSSQTRVSLTEKPPPPTSSTSFIPLQKDNNSVDEVLYRIVGVDSDSMRGQQHFVPRMPPFRERTQNKRIQELLNEKRRQDVLRRSSRSRKSRTDSRQTG is encoded by the exons ATGGCGTCATTTGGATGTGTATCATTGATTCTTGTGTTCCTGCTGGAGATGGGCTCTCTGCGCTCTGACCACACGG ATTCTCTCCATCAGGTTCTGTCTGAGTTTGGACTTGTTCGTCCAGTCAGGACTGACTCAGAAGGTCGCTTCCTGTCAGTCTCAGTCTCCTCCCACCACCTGCCCCGCCGAAAAAGACACACCCACCAGCCAGGGGGAGATCCCTCTTTGATGGGTCAGGGCACCGCATCCAAGGAGGTGGAGCTTTTCTACAATGTGACAGTGTTTGGTCAGAATCTACATCTGCACCTGCACCTCAGCTCTCGGCTCGTGGCTCCCACTGCCACCATGgactgggaggagggaggacacatTCGCTCGGGGCCAATAGGAGACACCAGCTGCTTTTACACAGGGCAAGTGTCCAACATGGAGGACACGTCTGTCGCCATCAGCAACTGTGACGGTCTG GCTGGAATGATCCGAACGAGTCAGGACAAGTTTTTCATTGAGCCACTGGATCGCCAATGGGCAGGAGGCGAGCATGAAGAAAGACAACACATTGTTTATCGTTCCTCAGCTGTCATCAAGAAACCACAGGCTGTCAATCACAAGGAAGCCATCAATCAAACTGCTGACGACTTCCTCCGCG GTCCTCTTTTAGGTTCCCTGGACTTGAACCAGAATATGTTTGAGTCAGGATCTGGCTCAACACGGCGACGCCGCTACATTGAGGAGGCTGAAACGTTCAATATTGAG GTTTTATTAGCAGTGGATTATTCTGTTCTTCTTTTCCATGGACGAGACCACATCCAGAAATACCTTCTGACACTGATGAACATA GTGAATGAGATCTATCAGGATCACTCTCTGGGCGCCAACGTCAACATTGTCTTGGCCAGAATTGTAATGTTGTCTTCTACAAAG TCCCAGGAGCTGATCTCTGTGTGGAACCCCCAGAAGAGTCTGGAGAATGTTTGCGGCTGGTCGtatctgcagcagagagagcagagTCAAGCCGAGCAGCACGACCACACCATCTACCTGACCAGGCAGGAGTTCGGTGCAAATGGCATGCAGG GCTATGCTCCAGTAACAGGAATGTGCCAGTTACATCGGAGCTGCGTCCTTGTCTTTGAAGATGGATTTTCCTCGGCCTTCGTAGCTGCACATGAAACAGGACACGT GTTGGGCATGGAGCATGATGGGGAGGCGAACAACTGTGAGGACGACGTGCTACTGGGCAGTATCATGTCTCCACGCGTTCAGGCCACCTTCTATCGGTACCATTGGTCGCGGTGCAGCTGGAGGGAGCTACACCAGTACCTGCA TACCTACGACTGCCTGCGTGATGACCCGTTCCAACAAAACTGGCCGGCTCAGCCTCCCCTGCCAGGATTTTTATACACAATGGACCAACAGTGTCACTTCGACTTTGGATCAGGATACAATCTCTGTACTGCT taTACAACTCATGAACCCTGTAAACAGCTGTGGTGCAGCCGTTACGACAATCCCTACTTCTGTAAGACAAAGAAGGGTCCACCACTCGATGGAACCAAATGTGGACCTGGGAAG CACTGTTTTAAAGGCTACTGCATGAGACTGACGCCTGATCTCCTGAGACAAGATGGAAGCTGGGGACCATGGACTTCATACGGCAGCTGCTCCAGGACTTGTGGAAGAGGCCTCAGATATCGGACAAGACTTTGTGACAACCCAGC TCCAGCCAATGGGGGACGAACCTGCTTTGGAAACAGCTTTGAGTTTCAGCTGTGCAACCAAGAGGAGTGTCCACCACTCACCGATTTCAG GGAGGATCAGTGTAAAATTTGGAATCCAGTTTTTGAGCATGAGGGAGTGAAACATCACTGGCTGCCCTATGAACACCCTGAAC cCGACCAGCGCTGTCGTCTGTACTGTCAGTCCAAAGAGACGAGGGCGGTGGTCTCCATGAACAGAGTGGTGCATGATGGGACACTGTGCTCCTACAGtgactccttcagtgtctgCGTCCGAGGAGAGTGTGAG CATGTAGGTTGTGATGGACAGATTGCTTCAGACAAGCAGGAGGATCGTTGTGGAGTCTGTGGAGGAGATAATGTGAACTGTAAGATCATCAAAGGGAACTTCACTCGAAGCGCCAAGAAACAAG GTTATCTGAAGATCCTGGAAATCCCCAAAGGAGCCAGACACCTGCTAATTCAGGAGGCCAAAGGAACTCCTCATGTCCTGG CACTAAAGAACCAGGACACAGGTCACTTCTTCCTTAATAATGGGGACAACCTACCAGAATCACAGGTCTTGATAGAGAAGGGCGTGGCTTGGGACTACAGCACGACTGAGGAGCAGGAGTTCATCCAAACCACCGGACCACTACAGTACAGTGTTCTGCTCATG GTCCGTCCTCATGGTGATTCCAAGATAACAGTATCCTATAAGTACACCATCCAGGACCGTCTCCGGACCTCACTGGAGTCCAacatggtgcaggaggaggCTATCTTCTACGAGTGGGCTCTAAAGAAGTGGTCGCATTGCTCCAAACCCTGTGGAGGAG GAAAACAATACACCAGGttcggctgcaggaggaaggcTGATGGGAAAATGGTTCACAGAATGTTCTGCTCCAGCATCAAGAAGCCAAGAGCCATCGCTCGCAACTGCAACACTGGCGCCTGCAGTTTACCCCG CTGGGTGACGGGGGGCTGGGGTGACTGCAGCGCCACCTGTGGCCAGACTGGGTGGCAGCGTCGCTGGGTGAGCTGTCAGCAAGGTTCGAGCAGGGGAGCCCAGCAGCGGCCGGTGAACATCAAGCTCTGTGGCCATGAGCGACCCGAAGCCAAACAAGCCTGCAACCGTGTTCCCTGCCCTCCTGCCTGGCGTGCTGGACCGTGGACCCCG TGTTCGGTCTCATGTGGACCTGGGACTCAGGAGCGTCAGGTTGCATGCTTAGGTCCTGGAGATTCACCTGGAAACTGCAGTGAACCTGGACCACGGACAACCAGGGCCTGCCAGTCTCCACCCTGCAGCA GTGACCAGAAGACTATCATCCAGTGGCTGTCCAGGACCAACACAAACTTCTCAGCTCCAGACACCTCCAGCA AGCAACGTTGCCGTGGTGATCGGTCTGTGTTTTGTCGGATGGAGGCCTTGAGCCGTTACTGCTTCATTCCTGGTTATTGGCAGATGTGTTGCAAGTCCTGCAGCAAAGAAAACTTTAGCTACTCTGACAAGTTGAGCGACTTCAGCAGCACGTTCTCAccaagcaggagcagcag TTCCTGGAATGTGTCCACGGAGTCACTGGCATCTGTGGCTACATCGACCCGCTCAGACAGCAACCACATCATCAAAGAAATAGTCAGCTCTTCCCTTCCCAGCTTTACAGTGCCTCCATCCCCCAGCAGCGGTGGCACACAGGGATTTGTTTACGTGGAATATGATGACTATGAGGACTACTCCTCCTATGAGGATCTTGTGATTTCCTCTGAGAATCATCATATAGTTCAGACTCCATCTGCCACTGTTCCACTTACCGCTACGACTACAAGACGTCCAAGAGAAATTGCTCCACCCCATTTATTCAAGAAGAAAACTGCCACTCCCACAAAGACTCCAAGTCATACTCCATCACCAGTTTGGGCATTTGCAATTCCAACTGATGTCAAGGACATCATCACTACCACAGAACCTGTAGGGCAGAGCTCTCAAACCAGAGTCAGTCTGACAGAAAAGCCTCCTCCGCCCACATCTTCAACCTCCTTCATCCCACTGCAGAAGGACAACAACTCAGTGGACGAGGTGCTGTACCGAATTGTAGGAGTGGACTCTGACTCCATGAGAGGACAGCAGCACTTTGTGCCGCGTATGCCACCGTTCCGGGAGCGAACACAAAACAAACGCATCCAAGAACTGTTGAACGAAAAGCGACGGCAGGATGTTCTGAGGAGAtccagcaggagcagaaagAGCAGGACTGACAGCAGGCAAACCGGCTAA